The nucleotide sequence ATAATATCTCTGAGGGTCATACCCATGGGTACTTCAACAAGGCCGGTATTGGTAATTTTACCAACCAGGGAGAATATCTTTGTACCCTTGCTTCCTTCAGTTCCTATCTGAGTAAACCAGTCAGCGCCTTTATTGATGATAAGCGGCACATTCGCCCATGTCTCAACATTATTCAACACGCTGGGTTTATCCCAGAGGCCCCTGATGTTGGAGCGGACATACTTCGGCCTTGGCTCTCCGACCCTGCCTTCCAATGCAGTCATCAGAGCAGTTGATTCACCACAGACGAAAGCGCCGGCCCCCTGGTGCACTTTAACAGCGAAGTCAAATCCTGAGCCAAGGATGTTTTTCCCCAGTAATCCATACTGCTCAGCCTGCCTGATCGCGAGGTTGATATTCTCTACAGCCAGGGGGTATTCCTGCCTCACGTAAATATAGCCTTCATGGGACCCGATTGCATAGGCTCCAATGATCAAACCTTCAAGGACTGAATGAGGGTTTCCTTCAAGGAGAGCCCTGTCCATATAAGCTCCCGGATCTCCTTCATCTGCATTTACGATTACATATTTTATTTTTTCAGGGGCATCGCGGGATCCTTCCCATTTTCTCCCTGTAAGAAAGCCGCCGCCGCCCCTTCCTCTCAGTTCAGATTTTTTCACTTCCTCCAGGACTTCTTCAGGAGTCATCCCTGCAAGTACTTTGGATATTGCTGAATAACCTCCAATTGCCACGTAATCATCGATGCTTTTGGGATCAATACTGCCGTTGGATCCGAAAACAAGCCGCTTCTGGTTTTTGTAGAAAGGGATTTCAGATTCAGAAACTATTTTTTTATCTGTTTCGGGGTCAGTATAGAGCAGACGATCTATGACCTTTTTCCCATTTACAGCCTCAGAGACAATTTCCGGAACATCCTCAGGTTTTATTTGTAAATATGTAGTTTCACCCGGGTGATTAACAATAATAGGACCCCTCTCACAAAAACCATGACAACCTGTCTTCCTGATTTCAACTTCATCACTTAAGCCCTGTTTTTTAATCTCCTCTTCAATTCCGGCACCAACTTCTTCACTACCTGAAGCATTGCAGGCAGAACCGGAGCAGAGTGTTATACATGGTTTATTTGGATCTCTTTTGGATAATATTTCCTGCCGGAATTTCTTTAATTCTTCAGGTGTATTTAACCGTATCATAATTCCCCCCTATTCATAGCTTTTTAACACCCCGGCTGTTTTGCTTACCGAGACCTTACCGTGAGTCTTCCCATTGATCTCGATCACCGGCCCCAGAGCACAGCATCCAAGACAGTTAACAGTTTCAAGGCTGAATTTCATTTCCACATCCGTTTCGCCGGGTTTAATTCCGGTCAGGTCTTCCACCGTTTCGAGGATACGGTTTGCACCACGAACATGACAGGCAGTACCAACACAAATGTGAATTTCATGACGTCCTTTAGGAACTAAATTAAAAGCTTTATAAAAAGTAGCTATATGCTGTATCCGGGTAAAAGGCACTTGTAATTTTTGGCTGACCCTCTCAAGGGCTTCCCTGGGGAGCCAATGATTTTCGCTCTGGATCTCAAGTAATACCTGGATGAGTGAACTGGCTTCGCCCTGGTGCTTATCTATGATCTGATCGATTCTTTCGTTATCCATATTCTAAATTAAATTCCAAATTCCAAATTCCAAGCGGACTTGCCCGCAAAACTTGGAGCTGGGGCTTTGAATTTATTGTTTGGGGCTTCATGCAAGCGTATAACATTTGCTGTGTACATCGTACCTGACCAATCCCAGCCTTGATGAACCGATCATGTGCCGTGCTAATTCTGACGGGCTCAGGCCTAAAGAATCAGCGATCTCACCTGTCGAAAGGGGTTTTTCCCCAAGGAGTGACGTAATTTGGCTTATTGCCAGTTTATCTGCAATTAATTCTTCAAACAATCTTTTAAATTCGTCACTATTGAAAAACCCGTGATACGCTTCTTCGGTTCTGTCCGGTACACGGAGCTTCTGCGTCAACACGAGCTTGATGTAGGGGATGAGCTTATTTACCGCTTCAAATTTAAATGCCAATGCCTGATTGTCCATGCCTTCGGCTTTTCCAAGAGGTCCCAACTTCGTAACCTCCGCGCTGTATTCATTCATAAAATTGGCAAAGCGGATCCCTTCGCCGGCAGATACCCATTCAAGCCTCAATCGTTCGGGAAAAATGCCGATGCACTCAAGTAATTTTTTGCATACCTGAACCATGCTGAATGTGTTGAAATTCCCCTGAGTAACATAGTGGCAATCGCAAAGATGGCAGCCACCTATAAATATGCCGTCGATCCCATTGTTAAAAGCCCGGATTATATGCAGCAGGTCAACCCTGGAAGAGCACATCACCCTGATGAGCCTTATATGCGGGGGATATTGAAAACGGGAAACACCGCAAAGGTCGGCCCCTCCGTAGCAGCACCAATTACATACGATGCCTATCATTTTTGGCTGAAAGTTATGTTCTGTACTCATTTTTTCTCATTTCAAATTCCAAGCTCCAAATTACAAATTACAAATCCGTTGCCGCGTCGATCTGGCAAAACAGCTCTTCATCGGTATAGTGTTTCAGCGAAATTGCTGAAGTCGGACACACCGCGTTACAAAGGCCATCTCCTTTGCAGAGAACAGAATTAACAGCAGCCTTTTTGCCTTTTGGCGTATCCTGAAACTCTATCGCACCATAGGTACACACGGAGATGCATGCCCCGCACGCTACACAATCATTCTCCTTCACCTCGCAAACAGAGCCGGAAGCGGTGACCGTGTCCTGTGACAGAAGAGTTACAGCCCGTCCGGCAGCGCCATAAGCCTGGCTGATAGTTTCCGATATATGCTTGGGATAGTGAGCTGTTCCACACAGAAAAATACCTTCAGCGGCAAAGTCAACTGGTCTTAATTTAACATGCGCTTCCTGGAAGAAACCATCCTGGCCCATGCCGACCTTGAATAACTGTGCTACTTCCAGGCTGCCTGCCGAAGGAATGACGGCAGCAGCCAATGCTAACAGATCGGCATCTATGGCAAGCCTCTTACCTAAGATCGGATCCTGAACAATAACCCGTAAAATTTCTTTTCCTTCTTGTGTTAAAGCTTCCACCTGAGGCTTATCATCCGGTTCATACCGGATGAATTTTACATCTTTGTCAGACGCTTTACGGTAATAATCTTCACTGAATCCATAGGTCCTCATATCTCTGAAGAGAATGTAGATATCCAGTTTCGGGTTTATCTCTTTTAGTTTCAGGGCATTCTTTACAGAATGGCTGCAGCATACGCGGCTGCAGTAATTTCTGTCTTCCTGTCTGCACCCGACACATTGGATCATCACCAGGTTCTTAGCGTCAGTTAATCTTTTTTCTCCCCTGGCGATATGCTCGCCCAACTCCACCGAAGTAATTACCTTATCATTTTTCCCGTAAAGGTATTCTGTGGGTTTGTATTCGTCAGCACCAGTAGCAAGGATGGCTGCACCATGTTTAATATTTTTGATCCTTCCTTCAGATTTTACGGTAGTCAGAAAATTTCCCACATAACCGGAAACATCTGTGATGACAGCATCATGAGATACATATATTAAAGGGTGCTGATAAACCTTACGTATCAGATCGCGCAAATATTCCAGAACATCCATGCCCTCCAGTGTAGTAGGAATTCTCAGTGCCATTCCTCCCATGTTTGCATTCTTTTCCAGCAGGTGAACCTCAAATCCCTGATTGGCCAAGCTCAGGGCACTGGTCATCCCGGCCAGGCCTCCTCCGACCACTAGTGCCGTTTTGTTGACGGGCAGTTTGAATTCCTGCAGGGATTCCAGATTGATAGTCCGGGCTACCGACATTCTGACGATGTCCTTTGCTTTTTGTGTAGCCTCTTCCTTTTGTTTGGAATGGACCCAGGAGCAGTGCTCCCTGATATTCGCCATGTCGAATAAAT is from Bacteroidales bacterium and encodes:
- a CDS encoding hydrogenase iron-sulfur subunit, giving the protein MSTEHNFQPKMIGIVCNWCCYGGADLCGVSRFQYPPHIRLIRVMCSSRVDLLHIIRAFNNGIDGIFIGGCHLCDCHYVTQGNFNTFSMVQVCKKLLECIGIFPERLRLEWVSAGEGIRFANFMNEYSAEVTKLGPLGKAEGMDNQALAFKFEAVNKLIPYIKLVLTQKLRVPDRTEEAYHGFFNSDEFKRLFEELIADKLAISQITSLLGEKPLSTGEIADSLGLSPSELARHMIGSSRLGLVRYDVHSKCYTLA
- a CDS encoding 4Fe-4S binding protein; the encoded protein is MIRLNTPEELKKFRQEILSKRDPNKPCITLCSGSACNASGSEEVGAGIEEEIKKQGLSDEVEIRKTGCHGFCERGPIIVNHPGETTYLQIKPEDVPEIVSEAVNGKKVIDRLLYTDPETDKKIVSESEIPFYKNQKRLVFGSNGSIDPKSIDDYVAIGGYSAISKVLAGMTPEEVLEEVKKSELRGRGGGGFLTGRKWEGSRDAPEKIKYVIVNADEGDPGAYMDRALLEGNPHSVLEGLIIGAYAIGSHEGYIYVRQEYPLAVENINLAIRQAEQYGLLGKNILGSGFDFAVKVHQGAGAFVCGESTALMTALEGRVGEPRPKYVRSNIRGLWDKPSVLNNVETWANVPLIINKGADWFTQIGTEGSKGTKIFSLVGKITNTGLVEVPMGMTLRDIIYKIGGGIPGGKKFKAVQTGGPSGGCIPEEQLDLEVGFDELTGAGSMMGSGGMIVMDEATCMVDVARYFINFLTDESCGKCVPCREGLRQMNKILTNITEGKGKEGDIELLEVLSETAMEASLCALGKSAPNPFLSTLRYFRDEYEAHIREKRCPALYCKELIKYYIDPEKCRACMICFKKCPVDAIDGEKKKIHIIDQEKCTNCGTCFEVCPARFSAVKKISGGPVPSPVPEEERMITGSSN
- a CDS encoding NAD(P)H-dependent oxidoreductase subunit E produces the protein MDNERIDQIIDKHQGEASSLIQVLLEIQSENHWLPREALERVSQKLQVPFTRIQHIATFYKAFNLVPKGRHEIHICVGTACHVRGANRILETVEDLTGIKPGETDVEMKFSLETVNCLGCCALGPVIEINGKTHGKVSVSKTAGVLKSYE